One window of Uloborus diversus isolate 005 chromosome 3, Udiv.v.3.1, whole genome shotgun sequence genomic DNA carries:
- the LOC129219024 gene encoding jouberin-like: protein MTDEGRQKTFSGDSITKVTVHHCDKLKSEILLRQPVVCMHVVDAENGSYIKKSQRDRSVMSFYENQRSDLDYIMPVMTQPCSIQGERYHYLNWEESFILNEKFDHIFKKDMNTILFFEVIDLMSQPYIGNGSSFVGMKKIAWAFLKIFGQNDALNIGSKLRLQLFKIYPSQKNAKVSKIEVYSWWRESHRVPLQASLCVTIEAYHTFVVNPALRSMVPLQQLADLPWGMGWSNCFFFMLDYSRKMQILPRFISRTADIDKSTFWKLMLHSCN, encoded by the exons ATGA CGGATGAAGGAAGGCAAAAGACTTTTTCTGGTGATTCCATAACAAAAGTAACTGTTCATCATTGTGATAAACTGAAGTCAGAAATTTTATTAAGACAACCTGTAGTTTGCATGCATGTAGTGGATGCTGAAAATGGATCATACATCAAAAAatctcaaag AGACCGATCTGTAATgtctttttatgaaaatcaaagaAGTGATCTTGATTACATCATGCCAGTTATGACACAACCTTGCTCAATTCAAGGAGAACG ATACCATTACCTTAATTGGGAAGAATCAttcattttgaatgaaaaatttgatCATATTTTCAAGAAAGACAtgaatacaattttattttttgaa GTAATAGATTTGATGTCTCAGCCTTATATTGGCAATGGAAGCAGCTTTGTTGGAATGAAGAAAATTGCTTGGGCATTTCTTAAA atttttggacaaaatgatgctttaaatattGGATCTAAATTGCGTTtgcaattgtttaaaatatatcctTCTCAAAAGAatgcaaaagtttcaaaaatagag GTGTACAGCTGGTGGAGAGAATCGCATCGAGTTCCTCTACAAGCATCTCTTTGTGTAACCATTGAAGCTTACCACACTTTTGTTGTTAATCCTGCTCTGAGATCAATGGTACCATTGCAACAG CTTGCTGATTTGCCCTGGGGAATGGGTTGGTCAAATTGCTTCTTCTTCATGTTGGACTATTCTCGTAAAATGCAGATTCTTCCACGATTCATCAGCAGGACCGCTGATATTGATAAATCCACATTTTGGAAACTCATGTTACATAGCTGCAACTAA